One window from the genome of Schistocerca piceifrons isolate TAMUIC-IGC-003096 chromosome 1, iqSchPice1.1, whole genome shotgun sequence encodes:
- the LOC124797280 gene encoding probable DNA replication complex GINS protein PSF2 — MDPAEVEFLAEKRMVSIVPNFNFDRIHLISGQIGPFRAGLPVNVPIWMALNLKQRQKCRIIAPDWMNLENLQEVKDQESQSRLFTRMPSEHYMVESHLLLGAASDDIPQAEEIRTVIKDIWDLRMSKLRSSVDALFKSDGTHAVLGHLTAMEINSVRPLLPHSLDQLNRLQKGSQIAPSMTSQDVSQ, encoded by the exons ATGGATCCAGCTGAAGTAGAGTTCCTAGCAGAGAAACGAATGGTGAGCATTGTTCCAAACTTTAACTTTGATAGAATACACCTGATATCGGGACAGATAGGACCTTTCCGTGCTGGACTGCCCGTTAATGTGCCTATATGGATGGCTTTAAATCTAAAGCAAAGGCAGAAATGTCGTATCATTGCTCCAGACTGGATGAACTTGGAAAATCTTCAAGAAGTAAAAGATCAGGAAAGCCAGTCAAG GTTGTTTACTAGAATGCCAAGTGAACATTATATGGTGGAGAGCCACCTGTTGCTAGGTGCAGCGAGCGATGACATACCACAAGCGGAAGAAATCCGTACAGTTATAAAG GACATTTGGGATTTACGTATGTCTAAGCTACGCTCATCTGTAGATGCCCTTTTTAAAAGTGATGGCACACATGCAGTTCTGGGGCATTTGACAGCAATGGAAATAAACAGTGTTAGACCATTGTTGCCACACTCATTGGATCAGTTAAATAGGCTACAAAAG GGAAGTCAAATTGCTCCGTCTATGACATCACAAGATGTATCCCAGTAA